A section of the Candidatus Saccharimonadales bacterium genome encodes:
- the purD gene encoding phosphoribosylamine--glycine ligase, whose translation MAGSVLIIGSGGREHALAVEMSKSPDVTLIYCAPGNPGTASVQKTENLPFGPNDTAEIIKFTTAAKDGLTVVIGPEAPLVAGLADQLRQENIPVFGPNATAARLEGSKSFASDFMRKYTIPQPESQTVHTIDEAYDAIKNRAPETMVLKADGLAGGKGVVLPTTIIEAESTLASMLSGESFESAGADGVVIQERLSGPEVSVFVISDGDQYSIIPFFAQDHKRLGTGDTGPNTGGMGAYTPVPEKMFNEQGLSKIREIAAQTIAGMAKEGTPYQGVLYMGLMLAAERNGDPIVIEYNARFGDPETQVILCSLTGIDVDVYKMIRDTAAGNTPDLDDPKFTGQAALTICLAAKGYPENPEKGAVIHGLDKTYPNVIVHHGGTKQDGVEVVVSGGRVLYVTGQGASVDEAAQAAYAAVGEDGIHFEGMQYRTDIGHQARKL comes from the coding sequence GTGGCTGGATCAGTGTTAATTATTGGAAGCGGTGGACGTGAACATGCATTAGCGGTTGAAATGAGCAAGTCACCCGACGTCACGCTCATTTACTGCGCTCCGGGTAATCCAGGAACCGCCTCTGTACAAAAGACAGAAAATCTACCTTTTGGCCCAAATGACACAGCCGAGATTATTAAATTTACGACAGCCGCTAAAGATGGCCTGACAGTTGTCATTGGTCCTGAAGCACCTCTCGTAGCCGGTCTAGCCGATCAACTGCGCCAAGAGAATATTCCAGTATTTGGACCGAACGCAACAGCCGCGAGACTTGAAGGCAGTAAATCGTTTGCCAGCGACTTTATGCGAAAGTACACCATCCCTCAACCCGAATCGCAGACTGTTCATACTATAGATGAGGCTTACGACGCAATAAAAAATCGCGCACCTGAGACAATGGTTCTAAAGGCCGATGGCTTGGCTGGTGGAAAAGGGGTCGTGCTGCCTACAACAATCATTGAAGCAGAATCAACACTTGCTTCAATGCTGTCAGGTGAAAGCTTCGAGAGCGCAGGTGCTGATGGGGTAGTCATTCAAGAGCGGTTAAGCGGACCGGAGGTATCTGTCTTTGTCATCAGTGACGGCGATCAATACAGTATTATTCCTTTCTTCGCCCAAGATCACAAACGCTTAGGCACGGGAGACACAGGACCAAATACAGGAGGTATGGGTGCATATACCCCAGTACCCGAAAAGATGTTTAATGAACAGGGTCTTTCGAAAATTCGCGAAATAGCCGCACAAACTATTGCCGGTATGGCAAAAGAAGGTACTCCATACCAAGGTGTTCTTTATATGGGTCTCATGCTCGCTGCTGAGCGTAATGGAGATCCTATTGTGATCGAATATAACGCTCGTTTTGGCGACCCCGAAACACAGGTTATATTATGTTCACTCACAGGTATAGACGTTGATGTGTATAAAATGATTCGTGACACTGCCGCTGGTAATACACCTGATTTAGATGACCCGAAGTTCACGGGACAAGCGGCCCTCACGATTTGCCTAGCGGCAAAAGGCTATCCGGAAAATCCCGAAAAAGGTGCAGTAATTCACGGTTTGGATAAAACATATCCTAACGTTATCGTCCACCATGGCGGCACCAAACAAGATGGTGTGGAAGTCGTTGTTTCTGGCGGCCGCGTATTATATGTAACCGGCCAAGGAGCATCTGTTGACGAAGCCGCACAAGCCGCCTATGCGGCTGTTGGCGAAGACGGTATACATTTTGAAGGAATGCAATACCGAACAGATATTGGGCATCAAGCACGTAAGCTATAG